A region of the Sarcophilus harrisii chromosome 3, mSarHar1.11, whole genome shotgun sequence genome:
GAATTAGAAATCGAGGCATTTTTCAATAAGACCACAAAGCTGCCATGTAATTTCAAGAATCCTCAAAACATCGGCCCGGAAGAATTGGTGATATTTTGGCAAGGTGGCAGAGACTGTGTTCTGTATGAATTCTATCGTGGAAAGGAGAACCTGATGTATGTTAATTCCAAGTACATTAATCGAACCAAGTTAAACCCAAACACTTGGGTTTTACAGCTCCAGAATGTTCAGATTATGGACCAGGGCACGTATACATGTTTTGTCCAACATTATGGGTCCAAAGGACCAGTTGTCATCCATCAGTTTTCTTTTCAGCTGTCTGTCTTTGGTAAGTAGTCACTTATGGTTCTTGAATACTACCTGGTAAGCCTTATAAAGGCAAAGCAGAGCAGTATCTGAAAAGTCCACTGCAGGTATATTTAgagattcaattaaataaaaaatccatGTTGCTTTTTACCATTTGATGTGCAAAATCACTGAGAATATCTGTTTGGGAAAGGaacaatcaaataaacaaaagcaattatggataaatataatataaagatagttttaaaaaattctcacttTGGTCAACAGGACAATTCATAACAACTTAGCTTGGGGTGATCCTTTATGGTCTTTGAACCCCTTTTGGAGCATAAAGGACATTACAAACATTTCTAAGGATCTCCAGGAAATGAAAGATATTATAAGTTCCTAGGACTTAAGGACTATAAGAGTGAgcatttaaaactggaaggggaCAGCTACAtgacaaattatataaaaaacaatggatctggagtcaggaagatattttCTGAGTTCAGAGTTCCATTcctgaaaaaaaggaatgagcaAAGAGAGGTTACTGGAAATCTGATGATCATAGTTtgaaagctggaaaggatcttagagataattTTTCCACATGACATAACTGAAGCctgggtcacataggtagtaaataatagagctagaatttgaacccatgtcttctgcCATTTAATCCATAACTGTGGTCATGGCAACATCAGTTACATTCCAAGTTATTCTAAGAATATCTATCCTCCTTTCCCTTTAGCCAAGGACCATTCCCTCACCCCATTCCCCACCCTTAACTCTAGCTGAATCTAGgtttgaaatgaaaggaaaaaaagatgttaatATCTCAATTATGTTTTCTAGCCCCTTTCAGTAAACCTGAAATAATACAACTGGACAACAAGACTGCAGAAATTGGATCTGTTATGAACATTTCCTGTTCTGCTAACCAAGGTTATCCAAAGCCTCGGAAGATGTATTGGAAAGTAGAAACTACAAATTCAACCAAGTATCCTGGGGATATGCATGTGTTCCAAGATAATACCAACCAACTCTACAATGTTACCACTATCTTGTCTTTGCCCATTAATGGTACTTCCCCCTGGATAAACATCACTTGCTTGGTACAGACACAGGAGTCAATGGAACCCCTTACATCTGAGACTATGCACATAAGTAAGATTCCTTATACAGTTCATATTCTAAATGGGTAGTAAATACACATTTAAATTAAGATTATGGGTCTCAAGTCCGGAAATAAATCAAAGCCATGGGTTGAAGGATAAAATGTCTTTAATTGAGATTATTGGGCAGTAAACCTGCCACCTTGGGGCTATCCCATGAGTGAAGAGCATAATTGATTGTCCAACCAAGAGATCATGaaagattttttatatttttaggaggggaggggagaggaggagatatGAGGTAGCAAGGTCTGGTCCTGGAACCCCAGTGGTTCTTGGCAATCTAGGCAAGGGAAATTACTTTATTTTGCCTGTTTTGCCCTTCATGCCATAAATCCCAATAGAAGGGGGCAAAGTCATTAGAAACTGAAGTCCAGCTTAAGCTACATTCCTTTACAAGGTTGTTTCTGGGGAACTTAGGACGTAATTCAGCTTTAAATGTAGGGACATAAAGACATAACTGAAATTCTGACAATActagaaataaaggaattagtGGCAAGTAAATTTGGTATTAACAATTTTCTGTTATTATATTAACAATTACATTAACAATTTTCTCTCATGAGTAAAAAGCCAGGCATACTAGTGCAAACAGTTCAACTCAGCTTATCTTAATAAGTACTTGTGATATGCTGAATATTGGAGGCTACAAAACTGAAACAACAAATAGTCCCAGACCTACACAAGCTTACAAGTGATTAAGagaaacatgttgaatttaagatggaAATCCAAATTGAGATATGTATTCAATGGGCATTTGGAAATAGAACTTTGGAGCTCTGGATATAAATTTTGGGTGAAGATATAACTTGGGAGTCATCTGaagagaaatgatcattgaagCCATAGGAATGAATAGGATTGCCAATAGAGaatactaagaaaaaagaaaagagtagcaATGGGTACCTTGAGAGGCATCCATGCttaggttgaaaaaaaaaaaaaaggaacagttagataagaaagaaaatcagtgGAGAATAGTTTCACAAAAACCAAGGAAAGAATGAGTATTGTCTCAGAGAAGAGGGCGCACTCAACAATGTCGAATTTTCAAAAAAGTAAGAGAGGATTGAACACaagatcagattttcttttttttttcttttcaatttttattttttttattaatttcttttttgattttttattatcttaaaatttttctactttaatttttaatttctcctttgatttttcagaattttaaatttggtatctaattagtattttttaatttgttctttttctagcttttcaagttttaaaatattaatagcgttttatttttcaaaatacatgaaaagatagtttcaacgttcacccttgcaaaaccttgtgttc
Encoded here:
- the CD86 gene encoding T-lymphocyte activation antigen CD86; protein product: MGTMDQKNILLMVFMISVAFATELEIEAFFNKTTKLPCNFKNPQNIGPEELVIFWQGGRDCVLYEFYRGKENLMYVNSKYINRTKLNPNTWVLQLQNVQIMDQGTYTCFVQHYGSKGPVVIHQFSFQLSVFAPFSKPEIIQLDNKTAEIGSVMNISCSANQGYPKPRKMYWKVETTNSTKYPGDMHVFQDNTNQLYNVTTILSLPINGTSPWINITCLVQTQESMEPLTSETMHIKIQPNENPGSNLLILGLVTPACAIIVILLIVTILTNCCGMRSSQSVNAEDNGHPKERDEVLEPMNYGVCEKTEDR